One region of Phragmites australis chromosome 18, lpPhrAust1.1, whole genome shotgun sequence genomic DNA includes:
- the LOC133899098 gene encoding uncharacterized protein LOC133899098 isoform X3, with protein sequence MLTEELLATAKQSESAQNDAGLSPPNYSSGVQSEGLDDLSHSHKFEVGTRVQAVWSEDGEWYNATVEALTPNGYYVAYDGWGNKEEVDPANVRPLEEEADDALLQAEKKAEATKMAIKRKIEQAATSDFQMRSLPTKLKIDPSDPEDVKAVKRKKIHAFKSKARFEQLELAQNKRQNAWQQFQTTNGKAKKVGFFSGHKKESIFKSPDDHRGKVGVTGSGKGLTDFQRREKHLHLKGGSADTLNDEE encoded by the exons ATGTTAACTGAAGAGCTTTTGGCAACTGCAAAGCAAAGTGAGAGTGCCCAGAATGATGCAGGTCTATCACCACCAAATTATTCATCTGGAGTGCAATCAGAG GGACTGGACGATCTTTCGCATTCCCATAAGTTTGAGGTTGGGACTAGAGTGCAAGCTGTGTGGAGTGAAGATGGGGAGTG GTACAATGCAACAGTTGAAGCTTTGACACCAAATGGATATTATGTAGCCTATGACGGCTGGGGAAATAAGGAAGAA GTGGACCCAGCTAATGTCAGGCCGCTTGAGGAGGAAGCGGATGATGCTTTGCTACAGGCTGAAAAGAAAGCTGAAGCTACAAAAATGgcaataaaaaggaaaattgAACAAGCCGCAACATCTGATTTTCAGATGCGTAGCTTGCCTACCAAACTTAAAATCGATCCAAGTGATCCTGAGGATGTC AAAGCTGTGAAACGTAAGAAAATACATGCTTTCAAATCAAAAGCCCGCTTTGAGCAACTTGAACTTGCACAAAACAAGCGGCAGAATGCATGGCAGCAGTTTCAAACAACCAACGGGAAAGCTAAAAAG GTTGGATTCTTTTCTGGTCACAAAAAGGAGAGCATCTTCAAGTCACCAGATGATCACCGAGGTAAGGTTGGTGTCACTGGGAGCGGCAAAGGCCTGACCGATTTCCAGAGGAGGGAGAAGCACCTGCACCTCAAGGGTGGATCTGCGGACACACTAAATGATGAGGAATAA
- the LOC133899098 gene encoding uncharacterized protein LOC133899098 isoform X2 → MEDLSVVELASNLSTYKDQLREVRKFIKEKKDDPGISEYLDMEKELQEVIMLTEELLATAKQSESAQNDAGLSPPNYSSGVQSEGLDDLSHSHKFEVGTRVQAVWSEDGEWYNATVEALTPNGYYVAYDGWGNKEEVDPANVRPLEEEADDALLQAEKKAEATKMAIKRKIEQAATSDFQMRSLPTKLKIDPSDPEDVKAVKRKKIHAFKSKARFEQLELAQNKRQNAWQQFQTTNGKAKKVGFFSGHKKESIFKSPDDHRGKVGVTGSGKGLTDFQRREKHLHLKGGSADTLNDEE, encoded by the exons aTGGAGGACCTGAGCGTGGTGGAACTCGCCTCCAACCTCTCTACCTACAAGGACCAGCTCCGCGAG GTTAGGAAGTTTATCAAGGAGAAAAAAGATGACCCtggaatttctgaatatcttgATATGGAAAAAGAGCTTCAAGAG GTTATTATGTTAACTGAAGAGCTTTTGGCAACTGCAAAGCAAAGTGAGAGTGCCCAGAATGATGCAGGTCTATCACCACCAAATTATTCATCTGGAGTGCAATCAGAG GGACTGGACGATCTTTCGCATTCCCATAAGTTTGAGGTTGGGACTAGAGTGCAAGCTGTGTGGAGTGAAGATGGGGAGTG GTACAATGCAACAGTTGAAGCTTTGACACCAAATGGATATTATGTAGCCTATGACGGCTGGGGAAATAAGGAAGAA GTGGACCCAGCTAATGTCAGGCCGCTTGAGGAGGAAGCGGATGATGCTTTGCTACAGGCTGAAAAGAAAGCTGAAGCTACAAAAATGgcaataaaaaggaaaattgAACAAGCCGCAACATCTGATTTTCAGATGCGTAGCTTGCCTACCAAACTTAAAATCGATCCAAGTGATCCTGAGGATGTC AAAGCTGTGAAACGTAAGAAAATACATGCTTTCAAATCAAAAGCCCGCTTTGAGCAACTTGAACTTGCACAAAACAAGCGGCAGAATGCATGGCAGCAGTTTCAAACAACCAACGGGAAAGCTAAAAAG GTTGGATTCTTTTCTGGTCACAAAAAGGAGAGCATCTTCAAGTCACCAGATGATCACCGAGGTAAGGTTGGTGTCACTGGGAGCGGCAAAGGCCTGACCGATTTCCAGAGGAGGGAGAAGCACCTGCACCTCAAGGGTGGATCTGCGGACACACTAAATGATGAGGAATAA
- the LOC133898883 gene encoding putative methylesterase 14, chloroplastic produces MGNTFACMPHKDHRGAAAVSRSKRMGSARSARGAPKLTPAEEELLHRQALAMAIHQHLDAGGSMSRRIDAGASLSRRMGPGSTSSRRRGDLPDSVTNAKSVKIVLENLETKKIVLIHGEGFGAWCWYKTISHLEESGLDPVALDLTGSGIDHTDTNSIATLADYSKPLIDYLDKLPENEKVILVAHSCGGASVSYALEHCPKKISKAIFLAATMVKDGQRPYDVFSEDLRSADVFLQEYQFFIFGNGKDKPPTGLMFDKQQIKGLYFNQTPSKDMALAAVSMRPIPLAPIMEKLSLTSENYGTVRRYFIQTLDDHMLSPDAQEKVVCENPPDGIFKIKGADHCPFFSKPQSLNKILLEIAQIQAPATLLPGKAGAEETAAVAKS; encoded by the exons ATGGGCAACACGTTCGCGTGCATGCCGCACAAGGACCACCGGGGCGCGGCCGCGGTGTCGCGCAGCAAGCGGATGGGGAGCGCGCGGTCGGCGCGCGGTGCGCCGAAGCTGAcgccggcggaggaggagctcctGCACCGGCAGGCGCTGGCCATGGCCATCCACCAGCACCTCGACGCCGGCGGCTCCATGTCTCGCCGCATCGACGCCGGGGCGTCCCTGTCCCGCCGCATGGGGCCCGGTTCCACCagctcccgccgccgcggcgaccTGCCGGATTCTGTCACGAACGCCAAGAGC GTGAAAATTGTTCTGGAGAACCTAGAGACAAAGAAAATTGTCCTTATTCATGGAGAAGGATTTGGTGCTTGGTGTTGGTACAAGACCATCTCTCACTTGGAGGAGTCTGGTCTTGATCCTGTCGCCTTAGACCTCACAGGTTCTGGTATAGACCATACTGATACAAATAGCATAGCTACATTAGCAGATTACTCCAAGCCTTTAATTGATTACCTTGATAAACTTCCTGAGAATGAGAAG GTTATCTTGGTTGCCCATAGTTGCGGAGGTGCAAGTGTCTCATATGCGTTAGAACACTGCCCCAAAAAGATCTCAAAGGCGATATTTCTTGCTGCCACCATGGTTAAGGATGGCCAGCGGCCCTATGACGTGTTCTCAGAGGAT CTTCGTTCAGCAGATGTTTTCTTGCAAGAATATCAGTTTTTCATTTTTGGTAATGGAAAGGACAAGCCTCCTACTGGTCTCATGTTTGATAAACAGCAGATCAAGGGGCTCTATTTCAACCAAACTCCTTCCAAG GATATGGCGCTAGCTGCGGTGTCCATGAGGCCGATCCCTCTAGCCCCGATCATGGAAAAGCTCTCCCTTACCTCTGAAAATTATGGCACCGTCCGCCGCTACTTCATTCAGACGCTTGATGACCACATGCTCTCGCCTGATGCGCAGGAGAAGGTGGTCTGTGAGAACCCTCCTGACGGCATCTTCAAGATAAAGGGCGCCGACCACTGCCCTTTCTTCTCGAAGCCCCAGTCCCTCAACAAGATCTTGCTCGAGATTGCGCAGATCCAGGCTCCGGCGACATTGCTCCCAGGCAAAGCAGGCGCAGAGGAAACCGCTGCCGTTGCGAAATCGTGA
- the LOC133899098 gene encoding uncharacterized protein LOC133899098 isoform X1: MEDLSVVELASNLSTYKDQLREVSHLAPSLLRFHFPLACGSSLAWSVPLRVRKFIKEKKDDPGISEYLDMEKELQEVIMLTEELLATAKQSESAQNDAGLSPPNYSSGVQSEGLDDLSHSHKFEVGTRVQAVWSEDGEWYNATVEALTPNGYYVAYDGWGNKEEVDPANVRPLEEEADDALLQAEKKAEATKMAIKRKIEQAATSDFQMRSLPTKLKIDPSDPEDVKAVKRKKIHAFKSKARFEQLELAQNKRQNAWQQFQTTNGKAKKVGFFSGHKKESIFKSPDDHRGKVGVTGSGKGLTDFQRREKHLHLKGGSADTLNDEE; this comes from the exons aTGGAGGACCTGAGCGTGGTGGAACTCGCCTCCAACCTCTCTACCTACAAGGACCAGCTCCGCGAGGTCTCTCACCTCGCTCCTTCTCTCTTGCGGTTTCACTTCCCTCTTGCTTGCGGCTCTTCTCTCGCTTGGAGCGTTCCTTTGCGG GTTAGGAAGTTTATCAAGGAGAAAAAAGATGACCCtggaatttctgaatatcttgATATGGAAAAAGAGCTTCAAGAG GTTATTATGTTAACTGAAGAGCTTTTGGCAACTGCAAAGCAAAGTGAGAGTGCCCAGAATGATGCAGGTCTATCACCACCAAATTATTCATCTGGAGTGCAATCAGAG GGACTGGACGATCTTTCGCATTCCCATAAGTTTGAGGTTGGGACTAGAGTGCAAGCTGTGTGGAGTGAAGATGGGGAGTG GTACAATGCAACAGTTGAAGCTTTGACACCAAATGGATATTATGTAGCCTATGACGGCTGGGGAAATAAGGAAGAA GTGGACCCAGCTAATGTCAGGCCGCTTGAGGAGGAAGCGGATGATGCTTTGCTACAGGCTGAAAAGAAAGCTGAAGCTACAAAAATGgcaataaaaaggaaaattgAACAAGCCGCAACATCTGATTTTCAGATGCGTAGCTTGCCTACCAAACTTAAAATCGATCCAAGTGATCCTGAGGATGTC AAAGCTGTGAAACGTAAGAAAATACATGCTTTCAAATCAAAAGCCCGCTTTGAGCAACTTGAACTTGCACAAAACAAGCGGCAGAATGCATGGCAGCAGTTTCAAACAACCAACGGGAAAGCTAAAAAG GTTGGATTCTTTTCTGGTCACAAAAAGGAGAGCATCTTCAAGTCACCAGATGATCACCGAGGTAAGGTTGGTGTCACTGGGAGCGGCAAAGGCCTGACCGATTTCCAGAGGAGGGAGAAGCACCTGCACCTCAAGGGTGGATCTGCGGACACACTAAATGATGAGGAATAA